In Gemella massiliensis, a single window of DNA contains:
- the rplV gene encoding 50S ribosomal protein L22, translating into MESKAIAKTVRIAPRKVRLVLDLVRGKKVGEALGILEFTTKAASLPVAKVIKSAAANAEHNYGMNVEDLVVSQAFANEGPTLKRFRPRAKGAASSINKRTSHITIVLSDNK; encoded by the coding sequence ATGGAGTCAAAAGCAATCGCTAAGACAGTCCGCATCGCTCCACGTAAAGTAAGATTGGTATTAGACCTAGTACGTGGTAAAAAAGTGGGCGAAGCATTAGGAATTTTAGAATTCACAACTAAAGCAGCTTCACTACCAGTAGCTAAAGTAATTAAATCAGCTGCTGCAAACGCTGAACATAACTATGGAATGAATGTAGAAGACTTAGTAGTATCTCAAGCATTTGCAAACGAAGGACCGACACTTAAACGTTTCCGTCCAAGAGCAAAAGGTGCTGCAAGTTCAATCAATAAAAGAACAAGTCACATTACTATCGTATTAAGTGACAATAAATAA
- the rpsS gene encoding 30S ribosomal protein S19, which yields MARSLKKGPFADHHLLAKVEKMNGQEKKQVIKTWSRRSTIFPSFIGITFAVYDGRKHVPVYVTEDMVGHKLGEFAPTRTYKGHAADDRKTRR from the coding sequence ATGGCTCGTAGTTTAAAAAAAGGACCATTCGCTGATCACCACTTATTGGCAAAAGTTGAAAAAATGAACGGACAAGAGAAAAAACAAGTAATTAAAACTTGGTCACGTCGTTCAACAATTTTCCCATCATTTATCGGAATTACTTTTGCAGTATATGACGGAAGAAAACACGTTCCTGTTTACGTGACTGAAGACATGGTAGGGCACAAACTTGGTGAATTTGCACCAACAAGAACTTACAAAGGTCACGCAGCAGATGACAGAAAAACAAGAAGATAA
- the rplB gene encoding 50S ribosomal protein L2 gives MAIKVYKAITNGRRNMTSLDFAEITTSKPEKSLLAPLPKKAGRNNQGKITVRHHGGGHKKQYRIIDFKRNKDNVPAKVATIEYDPNRSANIALLHYADGEKRYIIAPKELQVGQVVISGVEADIKIGNTLPLSNIPVGTLIHNIELKPGKGGQLVRSAGASAQVLGKEGKYVLVRLKSGEVRMILATCRATIGEVGNEQHGLVNIGKAGRTRWLGKRPTVRGSVMNPNDHPHGGGEGRTSIGRKSPMSPWGKPTLGKKTRSKKARSNKFIVRARTK, from the coding sequence ATGGCTATTAAAGTATATAAAGCTATTACTAATGGGCGTCGTAATATGACATCATTAGATTTTGCAGAAATTACAACAAGCAAACCAGAAAAGTCATTATTAGCACCGCTACCGAAAAAAGCGGGAAGAAATAACCAAGGTAAAATTACTGTGCGTCACCACGGAGGCGGTCACAAAAAACAATACCGTATTATTGACTTCAAGAGAAATAAAGACAACGTACCGGCAAAAGTTGCCACAATTGAGTACGATCCAAACCGTTCAGCGAATATCGCTTTACTACACTACGCAGATGGTGAAAAACGTTACATCATCGCTCCCAAAGAATTACAAGTAGGACAAGTAGTAATATCAGGGGTTGAAGCTGACATCAAAATAGGTAATACATTACCGTTATCAAATATCCCGGTAGGGACATTAATTCACAATATTGAACTTAAACCCGGTAAAGGTGGACAATTAGTACGTTCAGCCGGAGCAAGTGCTCAAGTGCTTGGTAAAGAAGGTAAATACGTATTAGTGCGTCTTAAATCAGGGGAAGTAAGAATGATCTTAGCAACTTGCCGTGCTACAATCGGAGAAGTTGGTAATGAACAACATGGATTGGTAAATATCGGTAAAGCCGGTAGAACTCGTTGGTTAGGTAAAAGACCTACTGTACGTGGATCTGTTATGAACCCGAACGATCACCCACACGGTGGTGGTGAAGGACGTACTTCAATCGGACGTAAATCACCTATGTCACCATGGGGTAAACCTACACTTGGTAAGAAAACACGTTCTAAAAAAGCTCGTTCAAACAAATTTATCGTACGTGCTAGAACTAAATAA
- the rplW gene encoding 50S ribosomal protein L23, with product MDARDIIKRPVLTEKSYLLMQENKYTFLVDTRAHKTQIKQAIEEIFGVKVEKVNVMNYKPKFRRVGRYGGYTNKRRKAIVKLAKGQTIEGLFA from the coding sequence ATGGATGCACGCGATATTATCAAACGCCCAGTATTAACTGAAAAAAGTTATTTATTAATGCAAGAAAATAAATACACTTTCCTAGTAGACACACGTGCTCACAAAACTCAAATTAAACAAGCTATCGAAGAAATCTTCGGTGTTAAAGTTGAGAAAGTAAACGTAATGAACTACAAACCGAAATTCCGTCGTGTCGGAAGATACGGTGGGTACACTAACAAAAGAAGAAAAGCTATCGTTAAGTTAGCTAAAGGACAAACAATCGAAGGATTATTCGCATAA
- the rplD gene encoding 50S ribosomal protein L4 → MPQLDLFKQDGTKVGAVEANDAVFGIEPNQHVLFQAVTLQRASLRQGTHKTKGRSEVSGGGRKPWRQKGTGRARQGSIRSPQWRGGGTVFGPTPRSYSFKMPKKMRRLALRSALSSKVAANEVFALETLAFDTIKTKNFKTMLTNLNLDKKVLFVVSEFEENTVLSGRNIPGVEFVETTGLNVLDILGSNKVVFTKDALEKVGEVLA, encoded by the coding sequence ATGCCACAATTAGATTTATTTAAACAAGACGGTACTAAAGTCGGTGCAGTAGAAGCTAATGACGCAGTATTCGGAATTGAACCTAATCAACACGTTTTATTCCAAGCGGTAACATTACAACGTGCATCACTTCGTCAAGGTACACACAAAACAAAAGGACGTTCTGAAGTTTCAGGTGGTGGTCGCAAACCATGGCGTCAAAAAGGAACAGGTCGTGCTCGTCAAGGATCTATCCGTTCACCACAATGGCGTGGAGGTGGTACAGTATTTGGACCTACACCACGTAGTTACAGCTTCAAAATGCCTAAAAAAATGCGTCGTTTAGCATTGCGTTCTGCTTTATCTTCTAAAGTAGCGGCTAACGAAGTGTTTGCATTGGAAACATTAGCATTTGATACAATTAAAACTAAAAACTTTAAAACAATGTTGACAAACTTAAACCTGGATAAAAAAGTATTGTTCGTAGTTTCAGAATTTGAAGAAAATACAGTATTATCAGGAAGAAATATTCCGGGGGTTGAATTCGTAGAAACAACCGGTCTTAATGTATTAGACATCTTAGGAAGTAATAAAGTAGTCTTCACTAAAGATGCACTAGAAAAAGTTGGGGAGGTATTAGCATAA
- the rplC gene encoding 50S ribosomal protein L3, whose product MTKGILGRKVGMTQIFAENGELIPVTVVEAKGNVVLQKKTEEVEGYNAIQLGFDDKRPYDKERKDRLVKVANKPEQGHADKANTAPKRFIREIRDVEVASYEVGQEVQVDIFAAGDLVDVTGVSKGKGFQGAIKRHGQSRGPMAHGSRYHRRPGSMGPVAPNRVFKGKALPGQMGGVTVTTQNLEIVSVDVENGLILIKGCIPGSKKSFVKIQSAVKSGK is encoded by the coding sequence ATGACCAAAGGTATCTTAGGAAGAAAAGTAGGTATGACGCAAATCTTCGCTGAAAATGGGGAATTAATTCCGGTAACAGTAGTTGAGGCGAAAGGGAATGTCGTTCTACAAAAGAAAACAGAAGAAGTTGAAGGATACAATGCAATCCAATTAGGATTCGACGATAAACGTCCTTACGATAAAGAACGTAAAGATCGTTTAGTAAAAGTTGCGAATAAACCTGAACAAGGTCACGCAGATAAAGCGAACACTGCACCAAAACGATTCATTAGAGAAATCAGAGATGTAGAAGTTGCTAGTTATGAAGTAGGTCAAGAAGTCCAAGTTGATATTTTTGCAGCAGGGGACTTAGTTGACGTAACAGGAGTAAGTAAAGGTAAAGGATTCCAAGGGGCAATCAAACGCCACGGGCAAAGTCGTGGACCGATGGCTCACGGTTCTCGTTACCACCGTCGTCCTGGATCAATGGGACCTGTAGCACCTAACCGTGTATTTAAAGGTAAAGCACTGCCGGGGCAAATGGGTGGAGTTACAGTTACAACTCAAAACTTAGAAATAGTAAGCGTAGATGTAGAAAATGGATTAATCTTAATTAAAGGTTGTATTCCGGGTTCTAAAAAAAGCTTCGTAAAAATCCAATCAGCAGTTAAATCTGGTAAATAA
- the rpsJ gene encoding 30S ribosomal protein S10, with the protein MAKQKIRIRLKGYDHRLVDQSAEKIVETAKRSGAKVSGPIPLPTEKAVYTILRSVHIYKDSREQFEQRTHKRLIDIIEPTQKTVDALISLNLPSGVDIELKL; encoded by the coding sequence ATGGCAAAACAAAAAATTCGTATTCGTTTAAAAGGATATGATCACAGATTAGTTGATCAAAGTGCAGAAAAAATTGTTGAAACTGCAAAACGTTCTGGTGCTAAAGTATCTGGGCCAATCCCGTTACCAACAGAAAAAGCGGTATATACAATTTTACGTTCAGTTCACATTTATAAAGATAGCCGTGAACAATTTGAACAACGTACACACAAACGCCTAATCGATATTATTGAACCAACACAAAAAACAGTTGATGCTTTAATCAGCTTAAACTTACCATCAGGTGTTGACATCGAATTAAAATTATAA
- a CDS encoding rhodanese-like domain-containing protein, which translates to MIDFKKTGVVFLAAGLMLSGCSTKNNSSSQTQKKEIKSISLEDFTKNIGNSDYQFIDTRSDESYNGFKTDDIKNGGHLKNSIQYSATFIGNVNKDKEDKFISDKGIDKNKKVVVYDTNKDNLNKVADKFANLGYEVYKFEDYKKFADNDANKEKLVSYPEYQNLVSPKWVKDVQDNKKPETYTNDKYSIFEVSWGEGDKAVAYKEHIKGAYHFNTDWVEDGPVWNLRSADEIKKNLLKQGITADKTVILYSDDASAAFRVNWALKWAGVKDVRIMNGGLKAWKNAGFETETNVNTPKEETDFGTKIPAHPEYNISRAKEMAQKVKDEGIKLVSIRSWDEYLGKTSGYDYIDKAGEPQGAIFGFAGENKADLSDYYDPDGTLRNPQEIYNLWKGQGISETDKIALYCGTGWRNAVPWFMTQLTGRANTYFYDGGWNDWQLDGSLPVDINKDKGQKPDAKNDYK; encoded by the coding sequence ATGATTGATTTTAAAAAAACAGGAGTAGTTTTCTTAGCAGCAGGTTTGATGCTTAGCGGATGTTCTACTAAGAACAACTCTTCTTCACAAACTCAAAAAAAGGAAATTAAATCTATTTCTTTAGAAGATTTCACAAAAAATATAGGAAACTCTGATTATCAATTTATTGATACACGCAGTGACGAAAGTTACAACGGATTTAAAACCGATGATATTAAAAACGGAGGTCACTTAAAAAACTCTATTCAATATTCAGCAACATTTATAGGTAATGTTAATAAAGATAAAGAAGATAAATTTATTAGCGATAAAGGTATTGATAAAAATAAAAAAGTTGTCGTTTATGATACTAATAAAGATAACCTAAATAAAGTTGCTGATAAATTTGCAAACTTAGGTTATGAAGTTTATAAATTTGAAGATTATAAAAAATTTGCAGATAATGATGCTAATAAAGAAAAATTAGTTAGTTATCCCGAATATCAAAACTTAGTTTCTCCTAAATGGGTTAAAGACGTTCAAGATAATAAAAAACCTGAAACCTATACCAATGATAAATATAGCATTTTCGAAGTTTCTTGGGGTGAGGGAGATAAAGCAGTAGCTTATAAAGAACATATTAAAGGTGCTTATCACTTTAACACAGACTGGGTAGAAGATGGTCCGGTATGGAACCTACGTTCGGCTGATGAAATTAAGAAAAATTTATTAAAACAAGGTATTACTGCCGATAAAACAGTTATTTTATATTCAGATGATGCCTCAGCGGCATTTCGTGTAAACTGGGCGTTGAAATGGGCAGGAGTAAAAGATGTCCGCATAATGAACGGTGGACTAAAAGCGTGGAAAAATGCAGGCTTTGAAACGGAAACTAACGTTAATACACCTAAAGAAGAAACAGACTTCGGTACAAAAATACCAGCTCACCCGGAATACAATATATCTCGTGCTAAAGAAATGGCACAAAAAGTTAAAGATGAAGGAATTAAATTAGTAAGTATTCGCTCATGGGATGAATACTTAGGAAAAACCAGCGGTTATGATTATATTGATAAAGCAGGTGAACCTCAAGGAGCAATTTTCGGTTTTGCAGGAGAAAACAAAGCCGACTTAAGCGACTATTACGATCCGGACGGCACACTTCGTAATCCGCAAGAAATTTATAATTTATGGAAAGGTCAAGGTATCAGCGAAACAGATAAAATTGCCCTATACTGCGGTACCGGTTGGCGTAATGCTGTACCATGGTTTATGACTCAACTTACCGGACGTGCTAACACTTACTTCTACGATGGAGGTTGGAACGATTGGCAACTTGACGGCTCATTACCTGTAGATATTAATAAAGACAAAGGGCAAAAACCTGATGCTAAAAATGATTATAAATAA
- the pgeF gene encoding peptidoglycan editing factor PgeF, whose amino-acid sequence MKENSNAFIFNDDNIKVIFTKRQIDSKNINDMEKISTEYNFDFENLAFNTQVHGANVRKIERKEDLKNNGLEADGLITNSVKIPLLIFTADCVPLVFYDKIRNVVALAHAGWRGTYSNISQEIIRSMVQDYNCDKKDIKVIVGPSISIENYEVSKELVDKFSSLNVADYYIEKNGKYYLDLWQINKELLVKSGVLEKNIIFSNLCTVKNNDKFFSYRKDKETSKRIGTLIQID is encoded by the coding sequence ATGAAAGAGAACAGTAACGCTTTTATATTTAATGATGATAATATAAAAGTAATTTTTACTAAACGACAAATTGATTCTAAAAATATAAATGATATGGAAAAAATATCGACTGAATATAATTTTGATTTTGAAAATTTAGCATTTAATACTCAAGTTCACGGAGCAAATGTAAGAAAAATAGAAAGAAAAGAAGATTTAAAAAATAACGGTTTGGAAGCAGACGGTTTAATAACAAATTCGGTAAAAATTCCACTTTTAATTTTCACCGCTGATTGTGTGCCGTTAGTTTTTTATGATAAAATAAGAAATGTTGTCGCTTTAGCTCATGCAGGGTGGCGTGGAACGTATAGTAATATTTCTCAGGAAATAATTCGTTCTATGGTTCAAGATTATAATTGTGATAAAAAAGATATAAAAGTTATTGTAGGACCTTCAATATCAATAGAAAACTATGAAGTATCAAAAGAATTGGTAGATAAGTTTAGTAGCTTAAATGTAGCGGATTATTATATAGAAAAAAACGGTAAGTATTATTTGGATTTGTGGCAGATAAATAAAGAATTGTTAGTAAAAAGTGGAGTATTGGAGAAAAATATTATTTTTTCTAATTTATGCACGGTAAAAAACAACGATAAATTTTTCTCTTATAGAAAAGATAAGGAAACATCGAAAAGAATAGGAACATTAATTCAAATAGACTAG
- a CDS encoding GA module-containing protein, with product MQAPEVTPVKDPSNLTDEEKVKVEEAVKKANPTATKVEVGQDGTTTVTFPDGSTATITPDKTIKSADANGVKDPEAKTLVKDPSNLTDEEKAKVKDEVEKANPTATKVEVGQDGTTTVTFPDGSTATITPDKTIKSADANGVKDPEAKTPVKDPSNLTDEEKVKVEEAVKKANPTATKVEVGQDGTTTVTFPDGSTATITPDKTIKSADANGVKDPETKTPVKDPSNLTDEEKAKVKDEVKKANPTATKVEVGQDGTTTVTFPDGSTATITPDKTIKSADANGVKDPEAKTLVKDPSNLTDEEKAKVKDEVKKANPTATKVEVGQDGTTTVTFPDGSTATITPDKTIKSADANGVKDPEVTPVKDPSNLTDEEKAKVKEAVKKANPTATKVEVGQDGTTTVTFPDGSTATITPDKTIKSADANGVKDPEAKTPVKDPSNLTDEEKAKVEEAVKKANPTATKVEVGKDGTTTVTFPDGSTATITPDKTIKSADANGVKDPEVTPVKDPSNLTDEEKAKVKDEVKKANPTATKVEVGQDGTTTVTFPDGSTATITPDKTIKSADANGVKDPEAKTPVKDPSNLTDEEKVKVEEAVKKANPTATKVEVGQDGTTTVTFPDGSTATITPDKTIKSADANGVKDPEVTPVKDPSNLTDEEKAKVEEAVKKANPTATKVEVGQDGTTTVTFPDGSTATIPGKKLVKQLQGNNENAGLRNDGSGLKGYLASTGLESQATLGGYGLAGLALLALVFKRKKNNK from the coding sequence ATGCAAGCNCCTGAGGTAACACCTGTAAAAGATCCAAGTAACTTAACAGACGAAGAAAAAGTAAAAGTCGAAGAAGCAGTTAAGAAAGCGAACCCTACAGCAACAAAAGTAGAAGTAGGACAAGATGGAACAACAACAGTAACATTCCCAGACGGTTCAACAGCAACAATAACTCCTGACAAAACAATAAAATCAGCGGACGCAAACGGAGTAAAAGATCCTGAAGCAAAAACACTTGTAAAAGATCCAAGTAACTTAACAGATGAAGAAAAAGCAAAAGTAAAAGACGAAGTTGAGAAAGCAAATCCTACAGCAACAAAAGTAGAGGTAGGACAAGATGGAACAACAACAGTAACATTCCCAGACGGTTCAACAGCAACAATAACTCCTGACAAAACAATAAAATCAGCGGACGCAAACGGAGTAAAAGATCCTGAAGCAAAAACACCTGTAAAAGATCCAAGTAACTTAACAGACGAAGAAAAAGTAAAAGTCGAAGAAGCAGTTAAGAAAGCGAACCCTACAGCAACAAAAGTAGAAGTAGGACAAGATGGAACAACAACAGTAACATTCCCAGACGGTTCAACAGCAACAATAACTCCTGACAAAACAATAAAATCAGCGGACGCAAACGGAGTAAAAGATCCTGAAACAAAAACACCTGTAAAAGATCCAAGTAACTTAACAGACGAAGAAAAAGCAAAAGTAAAAGACGAAGTTAAGAAAGCGAACCCTACAGCAACAAAAGTAGAAGTAGGACAAGACGGAACAACAACAGTAACATTCCCAGACGGTTCAACAGCAACAATAACTCCTGACAAAACAATAAAATCAGCGGACGCAAACGGAGTAAAAGATCCTGAAGCAAAAACACTTGTAAAAGATCCAAGTAACTTAACAGATGAAGAAAAAGCAAAAGTAAAAGACGAAGTTAAGAAAGCGAACCCTACAGCAACAAAAGTAGAAGTAGGACAAGATGGAACAACAACAGTAACATTCCCAGACGGTTCAACAGCAACAATAACTCCTGACAAAACAATAAAATCAGCGGACGCAAATGGAGTAAAAGATCCTGAGGTAACCCCTGTAAAAGATCCAAGTAACTTAACAGACGAAGAAAAAGCAAAAGTAAAAGAAGCAGTTAAGAAAGCAAATCCTACAGCAACAAAAGTAGAAGTAGGACAAGACGGAACAACAACAGTAACATTCCCAGACGGTTCAACAGCAACAATAACTCCTGATAAAACAATTAAGTCAGCAGATGCAAATGGAGTAAAAGATCCTGAAGCAAAAACACCTGTAAAAGATCCAAGCAACTTAACAGATGAGGAAAAAGCAAAAGTCGAAGAAGCAGTTAAGAAAGCGAACCCTACAGCGACAAAAGTAGAAGTAGGAAAAGATGGAACAACAACGGTAACATTCCCAGACGGTTCAACAGCAACAATAACTCCTGACAAAACAATAAAATCAGCGGACGCAAACGGAGTAAAAGATCCTGAGGTAACCCCTGTAAAAGATCCAAGTAACTTAACAGACGAAGAAAAAGCAAAAGTAAAAGACGAAGTTAAGAAAGCGAACCCTACAGCAACAAAAGTAGAAGTAGGACAAGATGGAACAACAACAGTAACATTCCCAGACGGTTCAACAGCAACAATAACTCCTGACAAAACAATAAAATCAGCGGACGCAAACGGAGTAAAAGATCCTGAAGCAAAAACACCTGTAAAAGATCCAAGTAACTTAACAGACGAAGAAAAAGTAAAAGTCGAAGAAGCAGTTAAGAAAGCGAACCCTACAGCAACAAAAGTAGAAGTAGGACAAGATGGAACAACAACAGTAACATTCCCAGACGGTTCAACAGCAACAATAACTCCTGACAAAACAATAAAATCAGCGGACGCAAATGGAGTAAAAGATCCTGAGGTAACCCCTGTAAAAGATCCAAGTAACTTAACAGACGAAGAAAAAGCAAAAGTCGAAGAAGCAGTTAAGAAAGCAAATCCTACAGCAACAAAAGTAGAAGTAGGACAAGACGGAACAACAACAGTAACATTCCCAGACGGAAGTACAGCAACAATACCCGGTAAAAAATTAGTTAAACAACTACAAGGTAATAACGAGAATGCAGGATTAAGAAATGACGGAAGTGGATTAAAAGGATATTTAGCATCAACAGGATTAGAAAGTCAAGCAACATTAGGGGGTTACGGCTTGGCAGGTTTAGCATTATTAGCGTTAGTATTTAAACGTAAAAAAAATAATAAATAA